In the genome of Equus asinus isolate D_3611 breed Donkey chromosome 9, EquAss-T2T_v2, whole genome shotgun sequence, one region contains:
- the LOC106836941 gene encoding protocadherin beta-17: MMETPLPKAPQKRQVTAIIILLLLWEAGGASIKYSVLEERDSGSFVADLAKDLGLGIGELASRGARILSKGNKQHLRLEQKSGSLLLKEKLDREELCGDTDPCILHFQVLLKNPVQFIQGELQLLDVNDHAPEFLENEILLKIPESSHPGTAFPLKIAEDLDVGSNTVQNYTISTNSHFHLFTRNHSDGRKYPEMVLDKALDREDQPELRLTLTALDGGSPPRTGTSQVLILVLDINDNAPEFAQPLYEVQVSENSPIGSLVITVSARDLDAGTHGELSYSFFQSSNQVVQAFEINTVTGEIRLRKMLDFEEIQSYRMEIEASDGGGLTGKCTVAIEVMDVNDNAPELTMSLLISDVPENTPDTVVAIFGISDPDSGDNGKMMCSIQADLPFLLKLTVENFYTLVTEGALDRESRAEYNITITVADMGSPRLKTQHNITVLVSDVNDNAPAFTQTSYTLWVRENNSPALHIGSVSATDTDAGANAQLTYSLLPPQDPHLPLASLVSINADNGHLFALRSLDYEALQAFEFGVGATDRGSPALSSQARVRVLVLDANDNSPFVLYPLQNGSAPCTELVPRAAEAGYLVTKVVAVDGDSGQNAWLSYQLLKATEPGLFGVWPHNGEVRTARLLSERDAPKHRLLVQVRDNGEPPRSASVTLHVLLVDGFSQPYLPLPEAAAEQARADPLTVYLVVALASVSSLFLLSVLLFVAVRLCRRSRAASLGGCSVPEGPFPGHLVDVSGTGTLSQSYQYEVCLRAGSGTSEFKFLKPIVPIFAGEGAGGDTEENSNFRNHFEFN; encoded by the coding sequence ATGATGGAGACGCCGCTGCCCAAAGCGCCGCAGAAAAGGCAAGTGACCGCCATTATTATCCTACTGCTATTGTGGGAGGCGGGCGGCGCGAGCATTAAGTATTCTGTTCTAGAAGAGAGGGACAGCGGTTCTTTTGTGGCTGACCTAGCAAAAGATCTGGGGTTGGGCATAGGGGAGCTGGCCTCGCGGGGCGCCCGGATTCTTTCCAAAGGGAATAAACAGCATTTGCGGCTCGAGCAGAAGAGTGGAAGTTTGCtcctaaaagaaaaattggacCGGGAAGAGTTGTGCGGTGACACAGATCCATGTATACTGCATTTCCAGGTGTTACTGAAAAACCCGGTGCAGTTTATTCAAGGTGAACTGCAGCTCCTAGACGTAAATGACCATGCCCCAGAATTCTTGGAAAATGAAATCCTCCTGAAAATCCCGGAAAGCAGTCATCCGGGGACtgcatttcctttgaaaatagcGGAAGATTTAGACGTGGGCAGCAACACAGTTCAGAACTACACAATTAGCACAAACTCTCATTTCCACCTTTTCACTCGCAATCACAGCGACGGCAGGAAATACCCGGAGATGGTACTGGACAAAGCGCTGGACCGTGAGGATCAGCCGGAGCTGAGGTTAACCCTCACGGCGCTGGATGGCGGGTCACCGCCCAGGACTGGGACTTCCCAGGTTCTCATCTTGGTCCTGGACATAAACGACAACGCCCCGGAATTTGCTCAGCCACTCTACGAGGTGCAGGTCTCAGAGAACAGCCCCATAGGCTCCCTTGTCATCACTGTTTCCGCTAGAGATTTAGATGCTGGGACCCACGGAGAACTTTCCTACTCATTTTTCCAATCCTCAAATCAAGTGGTTCAGGCCTTTGAAATAAACACAGTCACGGGAGAAATTCGATTAAGAAAAATGTTGGATTTTGAGGAAATTCAATCTTACCGTATGGAAATTGAGGCCTCAGACGGCGGAGGTCTCACAGGAAAATGCACAGTAGCAATAGAAGTGATGGATGTAAACGACAACGCCCCCGAACTGACCATGTCGTTACTCATCAGTGACGTCCCAGAAAACACCCCTGACACTGTGGTCGCTATTTTTGGAATTTCAGATCCAGACTCCGGAGACAACGGCAAAATGATGTGCTCCATCCAAGCTGATCTCCCCTTCCTTCTGAAACTTACTGTAGAAAATTTCTACACTCTGGTAACAGAAGGAGCGCTTGACAGAGAAAGCAGAGCCGAGTACAACATCACCATCACCGTCGCAGACATGGGATCCCCCAGGCTGAAAACCCAGCACAACATAACCGTCCTGGTCTCCGACGTCAACGACAACGCCCCGGCCTTCACCCAAACCTCCTACACCCTCTGGGTCCGCGAGAACAACAGCCCCGCCCTGCACATCGGCAGCGTCAGCGCCACAGACACAGACGCAGGCGCCAACGCCCAGCTCACCTACTCGCTGCTGCCGCCCCAGGACCCGCacctgcccctggcctccctcGTGTCCATCAACGCCGACAACGGCCACCTGTTCGCCCTCAGGTCCCTGGACTACGAGGCCCTGCAGGCCTTCGAGTTCGGCGTGGGCGCCACGGACCGCGGCTCGCCGGCGCTGAGCAGCCAGGCGCGGGTGCGCGTGCTGGTGCTGGACGCCAACGACAACTCGCCCTTCGTGCTGTACCCGCTGCAGAACGGCTCTGCGCCCTGCACCGAGCTGGTgccccgggcggccgaggcgggCTACCTGGTGACCAAGGTGGTGGCGGTGGACGGCGACTCGGGCCAGAACGCCTGGCTGTCGTACCAGCTGCTCAAGGCCACGGAGCCCGGGCTGTTCGGCGTGTGGCCGCACAACGGCGAGGTGCGCACGGCCAGGCTGCTGAGCGAGCGCGACGCGCCCAAGCACAGGCTGCTGGTGCAGGTCAGGGACAATGGCGAGCCGCCGCGCTCGGCCAGCGTCACGCTGCACGTGCTGCTGGTGGACGGCTTCTCCCAGCCCTACCTGCCGCTGCCCGAGGCGGCGGCCGAGCAGGCGCGGGCCGACCCGCTCACCGTCTACCTGGTCGTCGCGCTGGCGTCGGTGTCGTCGCTCTTCCTCCTGTCGGTGCTGCTGTTCGTCGCGGTGCGGCTgtgcaggaggagcagggccgCGTCGCTGGGTGGCTGCTCGGTGCCCGAGGGCCCCTTTCCGGGCCACCTGGTGGACGTGAGTGGCACCGGGACCCTGTCCCAGAGCTACCAGTATGAGGTGTGTCTGAGGGCAGGTTCAGGGACCAGCGAGTTCAAATTTCTCAAACCGATAGTCCCCATCTTCGCGGGTGAGGGAGCTGGTGGAGACACTGAGGAAAACTCTAACTTCAGAAATCATTTTGAGTTCAATTAG